Part of the Penicillium digitatum chromosome 4, complete sequence genome is shown below.
CTCTAATGCCTCGGAGACCGGCACTGTCTACACGAAACACGAGCTGAGCAGCCTCTCTGCGATTTGCAAACAATCAAATGTCCTGCTTTTTATGGACGGTGCACGAATTGGCGCAGCCATTTgctcaaagaagaacgaTCTCACTCTACGGGAGATCTTCGACATGACCGATATCTTCTGGATCGGTGGCACCAAGGCTGGTGCTCTGATGGGAGAAGCAATCGTTCTCAAGAAGGAGCTAGCCGATGGTTTCGATTTCCACCTCAAACAACATGGCGCTTTGCTGGCGAAGGGCCGTattcttggggttcagttCATGGAGCTCTTCCGATCAGATTTGTTCTTCACACTAGCTACGCATGCCAATGAGATGGCCCAGAAGATCTCAACCAACTTCGAGAAGTTGGGTTACAAGTTGGCTGCGGAGACGGAGACAAACCAGGTGTTTGTCACCATTCCTCAGCAATTGGTTCGGACCCTGCGGGAAAAATTCCGATTCTATATTTGGGAACAGCTTGATGATGGAAACTCCGTGATTCGGCTTGTGACATCCTGGGCCACGGATGAGCTGGAAATTGACAAGTTCAATGCGTGGGTGCAACAGTGGACAGTGGCAACTAACATTTGAAGAGACTTGCCGTCTATTGACTGTTTCCCACCGTGACATGTTATACAGTTCATTTATAACTATAGTAATAACCAACTTTAATTAAATTAGAACAAGAGTTCAAAATACATCCCAATTCTcgtccaatttcttcataGATCCAAGTCAGCTGATCGCGCTAGCCATTTTCGGATACTAAGATATCCGCGAAACTCTTGCTCCCTCAAACGTGTATTCAACTGTTCAATGAATCAACAGAAATTGTTGCGTTGATGCGAATGCGCTGCTATATTGATCCGCTGGCTTGATTTTGTCTTAAAATGCCCCACGGCACTTGGAAGCCACTTCTTTTTCCACCACGGCCCACTCCACTGTTCCCCGTATGTACACTCGATGAGGCTGTCAATATCGTGTGATGCTTGTCGGTAAGTTCCCATCGGATTTTGGAAACACACTTTTATCTGATCTTTTATGTAGACAAGCAAAAGTCAAATGCGTCCATGAAGGGCAACCGCCCTGTCAACGTTGCTTGAAAACCAAGAATCAAGGATGTAATTTGACAGATCCCCGCGCCTCAAGACTCAGGACTCGGAGAAATACCAGCTTATCCAGGACctcaagaaaaaaaaaagcatccTCCGCCGTATCGTCAGTGGTTAGAGGTGCAGGGAGAAGCACCTCTGTGAATAACCCCGTGGCGCAAGACCTATCCAAGGATCCCATAGCAGCACTGTCACCGGCAACCGTCATCAGCGCAGTGGAAACCTACAGaaaaaaatttccaattACCAATTTTCTTCATTACCCCTCTTTAATCTCCGAAATATCATCCAACGTCCATTCGGTGGACTCGGTCTTTGTGGCCTCGGTCCTTTCCTTGTGCGTGCGGTTTATGAACAGCGACGAACtcagagaagaagaaatatATGCCGACTATGCGCGCAATAACCTTGCCCAGCGCGTGCTTGAGGCCCCCTCGCTTCATCTTGCCCAGTCCCTCGTGATGCTCTCGTTTTATGAATGGGGAACTGGACGACCATATCAAGCTTGGATGTATAGTGGTATGTATCCAATCTTCAATTCATTGTAGAGCACTGGCTGACAAGTAGCAGGCATGGCGACTTACATGATTCAATCCCTTTTGAAGATGGCAGACGATAGCAT
Proteins encoded:
- a CDS encoding Threonine aldolase, putative; amino-acid sequence: MPSTSLCQDEARPPYSLMDDYSEGAHPQILEALLRTNSIQQIAYGNDEYSIGARQLIRNKIGCTEDEAGIFFVPSGTSANLISIASCLRPHEAVITLESGHIASKEAGAIEATGHKLILVPAVDGKMTPTNLQKALQQNQFYPHMAKPRLLYISNASETGTVYTKHELSSLSAICKQSNVLLFMDGARIGAAICSKKNDLTLREIFDMTDIFWIGGTKAGALMGEAIVLKKELADGFDFHLKQHGALLAKGRILGVQFMELFRSDLFFTLATHANEMAQKISTNFEKLGYKLAAETETNQVFVTIPQQLVRTLREKFRFYIWEQLDDGNSVIRLVTSWATDELEIDKFNAWVQQWTVATNI